TTTCAAATGAATTAATTTCCCGTGACGAAGGTGTACATTGTGATTTTGCGGTTCACCTGCACAATCATCATTTGGTAAACAAAGTACCAAAAGAAAGAATCAAAGAAATTATTGTCGATGCTTTAGATATCGAAAGACAATTCGTTACAGAATCTCTTCCGGTAAGTTTAATTGGTATGAATGCCGGGTTAATGACACAGTACCTGGAATTTGTTGCCGATAGATTATTGGTAGAATTAGGATGTGAACGTGTGTACGGATCCGCAAATCCATTCGATTTCATGGACATGATTTCGCTTCAGGGAAAAACTAATTTCTTTGAAAAACGTGTTGCAGAGTATCAAAAGTCTGGTGTAATGAACACAGACAGTGATGCTCAGAAAATTTCATTTGATGCAGATTTTTAGACAACAAAAATACTTTTAGCGTCTACTCCTCAAGAGACGCTGAAAAAAGATTACAGTATTATTTTTTAAGATTGAATCACTTTCCCCAAGTCGCCGATTCAACAGCAATTTTTGACGCATTTAAATTCGATTTTCGAATTTGAAACGAGTAACTATTGAGAATTTGGTAATTCTCAAAAAATAATTTAAAAACACGCAATGTTTAAGTGCTGGAGTTCGTTCTCTAGGTACTTTAATTTTTTCAATAAACTATAAAAGGTAAGCTTATGTATGTAGTAAAAAGAGATGGCCACAGAGAGCCCGTAATGTTTGATAAGATTACAGAAAGAATCAAAAAATTGTGTTACGGCTTAAATGAGCTCGTAGATCCTGTTAAGGTAGCTATGAGAGTTATCGAAGGATTGTATGATGGGGTTTCGACTTCTGAACTGGATAACCTTGCGGCAGAAACTGCAGCGTCTATGACTATTGCACACCCTGATTATGCTCAGTTGGCAGCTCGTATAGCTATTTCTAATTTACATTCAAATACTAAAAAATCTTTCTCGGAAACGATGAAAGATATGTATCACTACGTAAATCCAAGAAACGGACAAGATGCACCCTTAATTGCCGATGATGTATATAAAGTAATTCAGGAAAACGCTGCTTTTTTAGATTCTCATATCATTTACACAAGAGATTTTAATTACGATTACTTTGGTTTTAAAACTTTAGAACGTTCTTATCTTCTTAAAATAAACGGAAAAATCGTAGAGCGTCCGCAGCATATGTTAATGCGTGTTTCTGTTGGTATTCACTTAGACGATTTAAAATCGGTAATCGAAACTTACGATTTAATGTCTAAAAAGTTCTTTACACATGCAACGCCAACGTTGTTCAATGCAGGAACTCCAAAACCGCAAATGTCTTCTTGTTTCCTTTTGGCAATGCAGGATGATAGTATTGATGGTATTTATGATACATTAAAGCAAACAGCAAAAATCTCGCAGTCTGCGGGAGGAATTGGACTTTCTATTCACAACGTTCGTGCGACTGGATCGTATATCCGCGGAACGAACGGAACTTCAAACGGAATTGTTCCGATGCTTCGAGTTTTTAACGATACAGCTCGTTACGTAGATCAGGGGGGTGGAAAACGTAAAGGTAGTTTTGCGATTTACATCGAAACCTGGCATGCTGATATCTTTGAATTTTTGGATTTAAAGAAAAACACCGGAAAAGAAGAAATGCGTGCAAGAGATTTATTCTTCGCAATGTGGACTTCAGATTTATTCATGAAACGTGTTCAGGAAGATTCAACCTGGACTTTAATGTGTCCAAACGAATGTCCGGGATTATACGATGTTTACGGAGAAGAATTCGAAGCATTATATACCGATTATGAATTTAGAGGGAAAGGAAGAAAAACAATCCGTGCCCGTGAATTATGGGAGAAAATCCTTGAGTCTCAAATCGAGACAGGAACGCCGTATATGTTGTACAAAGACGCGGCAAACCGTAAGTCGAACCATAAGAATTTAGGAACAATCCGTTCTTCAAACTTATGTACAGAGATTATGGAGTTTACCTCTAAAGATGAAATTGCAGTTTGTAACTTAGCTTCAATCTCACTGCCAATGTTCATTGAAAACGGAGAATTCGATCACCAGTCACTTTACAATGTTACAAAACGTGTAACCCGTAACTTAAACAGAGTAATCGATAGAAATTATTATCCGGTACAAGAAGCAGAAAACTCAAACATGCGCCACCGTCCGGTTGGATTAGGAGTGCAGGGATTAGCAGATGCTTTCATCATGCTTCGTATGCCTTTTACAAGTGACGAAGCTAAAAAGTTAAACCAGGAAATTTTCGAAACTTTATACTTCGCTGCCGTAACCGCTTCTATGGAAATGGCAAAAGAAGAAGGACCTTATTCTACTTTCGAAGGTTCTCCAATGTCAAAAGGAGAATTTCAGTACAATATGTGGGGAATGAAAGATGAAGAGTTATCTGGCCGTTGGGACTGGGCTTCATTAAGAAAAGAAGTGATGGAACATGGAGTTCG
This portion of the Flavobacterium gelatinilyticum genome encodes:
- a CDS encoding ribonucleoside-diphosphate reductase subunit alpha, whose product is MYVVKRDGHREPVMFDKITERIKKLCYGLNELVDPVKVAMRVIEGLYDGVSTSELDNLAAETAASMTIAHPDYAQLAARIAISNLHSNTKKSFSETMKDMYHYVNPRNGQDAPLIADDVYKVIQENAAFLDSHIIYTRDFNYDYFGFKTLERSYLLKINGKIVERPQHMLMRVSVGIHLDDLKSVIETYDLMSKKFFTHATPTLFNAGTPKPQMSSCFLLAMQDDSIDGIYDTLKQTAKISQSAGGIGLSIHNVRATGSYIRGTNGTSNGIVPMLRVFNDTARYVDQGGGKRKGSFAIYIETWHADIFEFLDLKKNTGKEEMRARDLFFAMWTSDLFMKRVQEDSTWTLMCPNECPGLYDVYGEEFEALYTDYEFRGKGRKTIRARELWEKILESQIETGTPYMLYKDAANRKSNHKNLGTIRSSNLCTEIMEFTSKDEIAVCNLASISLPMFIENGEFDHQSLYNVTKRVTRNLNRVIDRNYYPVQEAENSNMRHRPVGLGVQGLADAFIMLRMPFTSDEAKKLNQEIFETLYFAAVTASMEMAKEEGPYSTFEGSPMSKGEFQYNMWGMKDEELSGRWDWASLRKEVMEHGVRNSLLVAPMPTASTSQILGNNEAFEPYTSNIYTRRVLSGEFIVVNKHLLEDLVKLGLWNESLKQEIMRHNGSVQNIDIIPQDLKDLYKTVWEMSMKDIIDMSRQRGYFIDQSQSLNLFMQDANYSKLTSMHFYAWQSGLKTGMYYLRTKAAVDAIKFTLNNDKKEEAPALVQETESISVEDYKAMLLKAQAADPEDCEMCGS